From Rissa tridactyla isolate bRisTri1 chromosome 7, bRisTri1.patW.cur.20221130, whole genome shotgun sequence, a single genomic window includes:
- the SERPINF1 gene encoding pigment epithelium-derived factor, whose protein sequence is MQIPVVLLFLGLLTVPSRSQNSATEQNSATADGANAGEVEEEDPFYKSPVNKLAAAVSNFGYDLYRQQSSRTATANVLLSPFSLATALSGLSLGAGERTEDVISRALFYDLLNKAEVHNTYKDLLTSVIGPEKSMKSASRIILEKRLRVKAGFHSQLEKSYKMRLRALSGNTQLDLQEINNWVRQQTKGRIMRFMKDLPSDVSILLAGAAYFKGVWKTKFDTKKTALKDFYLDEDRTVKVSMMSDPKAILRYGFDSELNCKIAQLPLTEGISAMFFLPTKVIQNMTLIEESLTSEFVHDVDKELKTVHAVLSLPKLKLNYEEALGSTLKETRLQSLFTSPDFTKMSAKPIKLSHVQHKAVLELSEDGERSTPNPGVNAARLTFPIEYHVDRPFLLVLRDDTTGTLLFIGKILDPRSV, encoded by the exons ATGCAGATCCCGGTGGTTCTACTTTTCCTGGGTCTCTTAACTGTCCCAAGCAGATCCCAGAACTCGGCTACTGAGCAG AACTCTGCCACCGCTGATGGAGCTAATGCTGGCGAGGTCGAAGAGGAAGATCCTTTCTATAAGAGCCCTGTAAACAAGCTGGCAGCTGCAGTCTCCAACTTTGGCTATGACCTGTACCGTCAGCAATCCAGCCGGACAGCCACTGCCAACGTGCTACTGTCTCCGTTCAGCCTGGCTACTGCACTTTCTGGTCTCTCGCTTG GGGCTGGAGAACGAACAGAAGATGTGATTTCTCGCGCTCTCTTCTACGATCTGCTTAACAAAGCTGAGGTCCACAACACTTACAAGGACCTCCTGACCAGCGTGATTGGACCAGAGAAAAGCATGAAAAGTGCCTCCCGCATCATCTTGGAGAAAA GACTGAGGGTGAAAGCTGGTTTTCACAGCCAACTAGAGAAGTCCTACAAGATGCGTTTGAGGGCACTAAGCGGCAATACCCAGTTAGACCTCCAAGAAATCAACAACTGGGTACGACAGCAGACAAAGGGAAGGATTATGCGGTTTATGAAGGACTTGCCCTCAGATGTCAGTATTCTCCTTGCTGGGGCTGCTTACTTCAAGG ggGTGTGGAAAACCAAGTTTGACACCAAGAAGACTGCCCTGAAGGACTTCTATCTGGATGAGGACAGAACTGTGAAGGTGTCCATGATGTCAGACCCCAAAGCCATACTGCGATACGGTTTTGACTCAGAACTCAACTGCAAG ATTGCCCAGCTGCCGTTGACCGAGGGCATCAGTGCCATGTTCTTCCTGCCTACGAAGGTGATCCAGAACATGACTCTGATTGAGGAAAGCCTTACTTCTGAGTTTGTCCACGACGTAGACAAGGAGCTGAAGACAGTCCACGCTGTGCTAAGCTTGCCCAAACTAAAGCTGAACTACGAAGAGGCACTTGGCAGCACACTAAAGGAGACGA gGCTCCAATCCCTTTTCACATCACCTGATTTCACCAAGATGTCTGCCAAACCTATTAAGCTATCGCATGTGCAACACAAGGCAGTTCTGGAGCTTAGTGAAGATGGGGAAAGGTCCACCCCAAATCCTGGGGTGAACGCTGCTCGTCTGACCTTCCCCATAGAATATCACGTGGACAGACCTTTCCTTCTTGTACTGCGAGATGATACCACTGGAACCCTCCTCTTCATTGGCAAGATCCTGGATCCCAGGAGCGTTTAG
- the RPA1 gene encoding replication protein A 70 kDa DNA-binding subunit has translation MSVQLTEGAIAAIMQGECVSKPVLQVINTRAIATGNGPPRYRVLMSDGVNTLSSFMLATQLNSLVEEERLSAQCICQVNRFIVNSLKDGRRVVILMDLNVLKTADKVGGNIGNPVPYNEGQGQQRSSAPAANPAPSKPQQQNGNLSVAGPAAPKYHAPSNQFGKASALSAVKTPGGSQAKVVPIASLNPYQSKWTICARVTQKGQIRQWSNSRGEGKLFSIELVDESGEIRATAFNDQADKFFPLIELNKVYYFTKGNLKTANKQYTAVKNDYEITFTNETSVVPCDDAQHLPSVQFEFVSISDLENKPKDSIVDVIGICKSYEDVTKIIVKANNREVSKRNVHLMDTSGKLVTATLWGHEAEQFDGSRQPVIAIKGARVSDFGGRSLSVLSSSTVVINPDSPEAFKLRGWFDSEGQLLECASISDVRGGPASGMNTNWKTLFEVKSENLGQGDKADYFSCVATVVHLRKENCMYQACPSQDCNKKVIDQQNGLYRCEKCDREFPNFKYRMMLLVTIADSLEYQWLTCFQETAELILGQNAAFLGELKEKNEQAFEEVFQNANFNTYEFKIRVKQETYNDESRIKATAVDVKPVNYRDYSKRLIASIRRNAQL, from the exons ATGAGCGTGCAGCTGACTGAGGGCGCCATCGCG GCGATAATGCAGGGGGAGTGCGTCTCCAAGCCCGTGCTGCAGGTCATC AATACACGGGCTATTGCTACAGGAAATGGGCCACCGCGTTACCGAGTGTTGATGAGTGATGGAGTTAACACGCTCTCCT CATTCATGTTGGCAACGCAGCTGAACTCTCTGGTGGAAGAGGAACGCTTGTCAGCCCAGTGTATTTGCCAGGTTAACAGATTCATTGTCAACAGCCTGAAAGATGGAAG GAGAGTGGTTATACTGATGGATTTAAATGTTCTGAAAACTGCTGATAAGGTTGGTGGGAATATTGGCAATCCAGTGCCATACAATGAAG GGCAAGGGCAGCAACGttcttcagctccagctgcaaatCCAGCACCCAGCAAACCACAGCAACAAAATGGCAATTTGTCAGTAGCAG gtcCTGCTGCTCCGAAGTACCATGCTCCCTCAAACCAGTTCGGTAAAGCGAGTGCTCTGAGCGCGGTGAAGACACCAGGGGGATCGCAGGCCAAAGTAGTGCCGATTGCCAGCCTGAACCCATACCAATCTAA GTGGACCATTTGTGCTCGTGTTACCCAAAAAGGCCAGATCCGCCAGTGGAGCAACTCCCGTGGTGAAGGAAAGCTCTTTTCTATAGAGCTAGTTGATGAAAGT GGTGAGATTAGAGCGACTGCATTCAATGATCAAGCAGACAAGTTCTTTCCACTCATTGAATTGAACAAG GTATATTATTTTACCAAAGGCAATTTGAAGACTGCTAACAAGCAATATACAGCTGTTAAGAATGACTATGAGATTACATTCACTAATGAGACTTCAGTTGTGCCCTGTGATGATGCCCAGCATCTTCCATCTGTTCAGTTTGAGTTTGTATCCATCTCTGACTTGGAGAACAAGCCCAAAGACTCAATTGTTG ATGTAATTGGAATTTGTAAGAGCTATGAAGATGTCACTAAAATTATAGTGAAAGCTAACAATAGGGAGGTATCGAAGAGGAACGTGCATCTGATGGATACATCAGGGAAACTGGTGACAGCTACGCTATGGGGACACGAG GCAGAACAATTTGATGGTTCTAGACAACCTGTGATAGCCATCAAAGGAGCCCGAGTCTCTGATTTCGGTGGTAGAAGCCTGTCTGTCCTGTCCTCAAGTACAGTTGTCATCAACCCTGATAGCCCAGAGGCTTTTAAGCTCCGAGGATG GTTTGACTCCGAGGGCCAGCTTCTGGAATGTGCCTCAATCTCCGATGTGAGGGGTGGGCCGGCGTCTGGGATGAATACCAATTGGAAAACTTTGTTTGAAGTCAAATCTGAGAACTTGGGACAAGGAGATAAG GCGGATTATTTTAGCTGTGTGGCCACAGTAGTACATCTGCGCAAAGAGAACTGTATGTACCAGGCATGTCCCTCTCAGGATTGCAATAAGAAAGTGATAGACCAACAAAATGGGCTGTATCGTTGTGAGAAGTGTGATCGTGAATTCCCCAACTTCAAGTACCGCATGATGCTTCTG gtgaCCATTGCAGACAGTCTAGAGTATCAGTGGCTGACATGTTTCCAAGAGACAGCAGAACTCATTCTTGGGCAAAACGCAGCTTTCCTGGGAGAACTGAAGGAAAAG AACGAGCAGGCATTTGAAGAAGTGTTCCAAAATGCAAACTTCAACACGTACGAGTTCAAGATCCGAGTAAAACAGGAGACTTACAAC
- the SERPINF2 gene encoding alpha-2-antiplasmin, translated as MVFLWGLWLLCLPALHGHLGFVSAHAIEQKRLFLDKDGELKDLKSAGIVQVALPGDIATLPNTELVDFTYDSFQEIDGPMSRFTTTPPDMRDDWSPEDEAIAGAEGCREQQPSGEIPSSEEEGEAGHENCEMRWKKSHRLADGLMRFSIDLLREVQLESNRSNVILSPLSIALALSHLALGAANQTEKHLLEAMHLGSVPCLHHMLGALRRRLTASTLSLASRLYLQKGFEVKEKFLEDSEKFYGAKPMTLSGMSADDLAAINKWVKEATNGQIPTFLQQLPENTVMLLLNAIHFQGFWRNKFDVSFTGTDVFHLDNEFVVPVEMMKAQKYSLSWFTLESQDIQVAKFPFKSNMSFVAIVPNQYTWNTSHVLENFPYKQLCKLFPQEVPTTVKVPRVKLDYQLELNKVLSQMGLQELFTSPDLQKITDDPLIVSSIQHQSTLELKEDGVEASGATGVAISRSFSAFSLDRPFVFIMFEDETGIPLFIGSVQNPNPNAAPQIKAPRDSHEATNVNEYPMPK; from the exons ATGGTGTTCCTCTGGGGTCTGTGGCTGCTCTGCCTACCTGCTCTGCACGGTCACCTGGGG TTTGTTTCGGCACATGCCATTGAGCAAAAGCGCCTCTTCTTAGACAAAGATGGGGAGCTGAAG GACTTGAAAAGTGCTGGAATTGTACAGGTTGCTCTGCCAGGAGACATCGCAACCCTGCCGAACACAGAGCTGGTAGACTTTACCTATGACAGCTTCCAGGAGATTGATGGACCCATGTCACGTTTCACCACCACCCCGCCAGACATGAGGGATGACTGGAGCCCAGAAGATGAAGCCATAGCTGGGGCTGAGGGCTGTCGTGAACAGCAACCCTCTGGGGAAATTCCCTCTtctgaagaggaaggagaggctgGCCATGAAAACTGCGAGATGAGGTGGAAGAAGAGCCACCGGCTAGCAGATGGCTTGATGAGATTCAGCATCGATCTCCTGAGAGAGGTCCAGCTGGAGTCCAACAGAAGCAATGTGATCCTGTCACCCCTCAGCATCGCCCTCGCCTTGTCTCACCTGGCACTGG gAGCAGCAAATCAGACAGAGAAGCATTTGCTGGAGGCGATGCATCTGGGGTCGGTGCCCTGTCTCCACCACATGTTGGGTGCCCTTCGCAGAAGGCTCACAGCATCCACCCTCAGCCTCGCGTCGCGTCTGTACCTGCAGAAAG GATTTGAGGTGAAAGAGAAGTTCCTGGAGGATTCAGAGAAATTCTACGGAGCAAAGCCCATGACCCTTTCTGGGATGAGTGCGGATGACCTCGCAGCCATAAACAAGTGGGTAAAGGAAGCAACTAATGGGCAAATACCCACCTTCCTACAGCAGCTCCCTGAAAACACAGTGATGCTCTTGCTCAATGCAATCCATTTCCAAG GGTTTTGGAGGAATAAGTTTGATGTTAGCTTCACCGGGACAGATGTATTCCACCTTGACAATGAGTTTGTGGTGCCAGTTGAGATGATGAAGGCCCAGAAGTACTCCCTGAGCTGGTTTACACTGGAGTCCCAGGACATTCAG GTGGCCAAGTTTCCCTTTAAAAGTAACATGAGTTTTGTGGCCATTGTACCAAACCAGTATACTTGGAATACCTCTCACGTGCTGGAGAACTTCCCTTATAAACAACTATGCAAGCTTTTCCCCCAAGAGGTACCCACCACAGTGAAGGTCCCCAGAGTAAAACTGGACTACCAGCTGGAACTCAACAAGGTTCTCAGTCAAATGG gcctccaggaGCTGTTCACAAGCCCGGATCTCCAGAAGATCACAGATGACCCTCTCATTGTATCTAGTATACAGCATCAGTCTACCCTGGAGCTGAAAGAAGATGGGGTGGAAGCATCTGGTGCTACCGGCGTCGCGATTTCACGCTCATtctctgccttcagccttgaccgGCCCTTTGTCTTCATCATGTTTGAAGATGAAACAGGCATCCCGCTCTTTATAGGCAGCGTGCAGAACCCTAACCCCAACGCTGCTCCCCAGATAAAAGCACCACGGGACTCACATGAAGCGACAAATGTCAATGAGTACCCCATGCCCAAATAA
- the SMYD4 gene encoding SET and MYND domain-containing protein 4, which yields MALPVEEWRLCVARRWAALEPTLRERLAAASLHDTLRLGCGLLRPDAEVVALRRLCRRAPAGKEPAAARFYREEGNRLFGRRQYGAAVRLYSQAASHELPGSPEVSVCFANRSAALFHLGRFEVCLEDIARAESHGYPDRLLPKVLLRKAECLLCLGRLQDAANTLSVVENKIAMDGIMTSAAHQTLLKKLSQLKTKIREKESCPEPAREACGDIQRKSEIWEENDSISGASSSLSLNFDIERGRHLVAIQDIHPGQNLLKEEAFVSVLCPGESVLLQDSDETAWDTRVTNADLYCHRCLVQLLASVPCHGCSYAKYCSQNCADVAWEQYHRTECSLGALLLTLGVFCHVALRTVLLAGFAEVSRLVEGSRDNDKDLHNPEARCERPNEAPDTRTGTRGIPGCNDNGQYQSSYQAVFNLLPHAEKHSPEHKFLCVLSVVAICKQLQEAGLEAAVLNRESSEKCSKPEICEKTSGELSPGLKIMAEAMLRHVLQLQCNAQAITVMQESGSRDGAVVNKKPVRLATAFFPVLSLLNHSCCPNISVSFSGTAATVRASQPIPSGQEIFHCYGPHRCRMRVAERQQLLSQYFFKCRCQACLDELKSDVKSVVSMRNSFLCPSCRGSMQGEDVLCCSNEACAISVSRESLSHRLQDLQQQIKKALELLKDRKADQAIKMLLKCQTDAGNFLSPKHLLMGEMEDHLAQVYATLGKWQEAARHLKRSIEIVEVHHGPSSVEIGHELFKLAQILFNGFAVSEALSTIQRAEKILSVHCGPQSTQIQELQEMKTCLLELPRSILQRT from the exons ATGGCGCTGCCAGTGGAGGAGTGGCGGCTGTGTGTCGCCCGGCGCTGGGCCGCGCTGGAGCCGACGCTGCGGGAGCGCTTGGCAGCGGCGTCGCTCCACGACACGCTGCGCTTGGGCTGCGGCCTCCTCCG GCCCGACGCGGAGGTGGTGGCTCTGCGGCGGTTGTGCCGCCGGGCGCCCGCGGGTAAGGAACCGGCGGCCGCTCGCTTCTACCGGGAGGAGGGAAACCGGCTGTTCGGCCGCCGCCAGTACGGTGCCGCCGTGAGGCTCTACTCGCAG GCGGCGTCCCACGAGCTCCCCGGCAGCCCTGAGGTGTCTGTCTGCTTCGCCAACCGCTCTGCTGCCCTCTTCCACCTCGGACGTTTTGAG GTTTGCTTGGAAGATATTGCTAGAGCTGAAAGTCATGGCTATCCAGACAGGCTGCTGCCCAAGGTCTTGCTGCGGAAGGCTGAATGTCTGCTGTGTTTGGGGAGGTTACAGGATGCAGCAAACACCCTCAGCGTGGTGGAGAATAAAATTGCTATGGATGGGATCATGACTAGTGCTGCACACCAGACACTGCTAAAAAAGTTAAGTCAACTGAAGACTAAAATACGTGAGAAAGAGAGCTGTCCAGAGCCTGCACGAGAAGCATGTGGTGACATTCAAAGAAAGTCAGAGATCTGGGAAGAGAATGACAGTATTTCAGGTGCATCTTCATCTTTGAGCTTGAATTTTGATATAGAGAGAGGACGTCATTTGGTGGCCATCCAGGACATCCATCCGGGACAGAACCTGCTGAAAGAGGAGGCCTTTGTAAGCGTGCTCTGCCCAGGGGAGAGCGTTCTTCTGCAGGACAGTGATGAAACAGCATGGGATACTCGAGTCACTAACGCAGATCTTTATTGCCACCGTTGTCTTGTGCAGCTCTTAGCCTCAGTGCCTTGTCATGGGTGCAGTTATGCAAAATACTGCAGCCAAAACTGTGCAGACGTGGCATGGGAGCAGTACCACAGGACAGAGTGTTCCTTGGGAGCCCTGCTTCTCACATTAGGGGTCTTCTGCCATGTTGCCTTGAGGACTGTTCTGCTGGCGGGTTTTGCAGAGGTTAGCAGGCTGGTGGAAGGGTCCCGTGATAATGACAAGGACCTTCATAACCCTGAGGCAAGATGCGAACGTCCCAATGAGGCACCAGATACAAGAACTGGTACCAGAGGTATCCCTGGTTGTAACGACAATGGTCAGTACCAGAGTTCTTACCAAGCTGTCTTCAACCTTCTGCCACATGCTGAGAAGCACAGCCCTGAACATAAGTTCCTTTGCGTGCTGAGTGTAGTTGCTATATGCAAACAACTGCAAGAAGCTGGTCTAGAGGCTGCTGTTTTGAATCGGGAATCATCTGAGAAGTGCTCCAAACCAGAGATATGTGAAAAAACATCGGGTGAGTTGTCTCCAGGGCTAAAGATTATGGCAGAAGCGATGCTGAGGCATGTGTTGCAGCTGCAATGTAATGCACAAGCGATCACTGTAATGCAGGAGTCGG GGTCCAGAGATGGTGCTGTTGTAAATAAGAAGCCTGTACGCCTGGCGACAGCCTTCTTTCCTGTCCTTAGCCTTCTGAACCATTCGTGCTGTCCCAATATCAGCGTGTCATTTAGTGGGACAGCTGCCACTGTCAGGGCATCACAGCCAATCCCAAGCGGCCAAGAGATTTTCCATTGCTACG GGCCTCACCGATGTAGAATGAGGGTTGCTGAGAGGCAACAGCTTCTCAGTCAGTATTTCTTTAAGTGCCGCTGTCAGGCATGCCTCGATGAGTTAAAGTCTGACGTCAAGAGCGTGGTGTCCATGAGAAACTCATTCCTGTGTCCTAGCTGCCGTGGTTCGATGCAG GGAGAAGACGTGCTTTGTTGTTCAAATGAAGCTTGTGCAATCTCAGTCAGCAGAGAGAGCTTGTCACACCGTTTACAGGACCTTCAGCAGCAAATCAAGAAAGCATTAGAACTGCTGAAAGACAGGAAGGCAG ATCAGGCTATCAAAATGCTCCTGAAGTGTCAGACGGATGCTGGAAACTTCTTGTCTCCAAAGCATTTGCTGATGGGAGAGATGGAGGATCACCTGGCACAGGTCTATGCTACTCTTG GGAAGTGGCAGGAAGCAGCCAGACACCTGAAGAGAAGTATTGAGATTGTGGAAGTGCATCACGGGCCATCAAGTGTAGAAATAGGTCATGAACTTTTCAAGCTGGCACAAATTCTCTTCAATGG ATTTGCAGTTTCTGAAGCTCTGAGCACAATTCAAAGAGCAGAGAAGATTTTGTCAGTGCACTGTGGTCCTCAGAGTACTCAGATCCAGGAACTACAAGAGATGAAGACCTGTCTGTTAGAGCTTCCCAGAAGCATCCTTCAGAGGACTTAA